The DNA window TGCTATTTTCTTAAGAGCATGAAACAAACTTCTCGTTAAACAGTAGTATAACAGTGCAATCTCATGATAATATTCTGTCCTAAATTATAATTCGTTTTAACTTTTCTACACACGCGTATACTCCTCCATTTCAAATTACTAGTCGTTTTAGCTTTTATACACACTGCCGTtgccggtcccaagcccgcgatgagaaaatatggagggttgtgttaggtttggcgaaccagcgtaaaaaaaattagccactctaatggaaatgaaacccataagaaattcgttggggcgtaaccctcttagcgacgcgctacatcggaacccgggtgtggtgttaaataggcaagggccgggtcgtcTTCCCCTTaggggcgcgtcgtatcgtgatccgggtacgataataagtgagcaagggtcgggtcgtcgcagcctctgtggcgcgctacatctgcgcccgggtgtagtgaaaaatgagcaagggtcttcgcatttctctcgacgggtgcgaagggtaaggaagctagcctagccaactaggattcgtctaggtagttggaacgtagggtctctaacaggtaagttaagagagctagtcgatgtagcaattaggaggcgtgtaaatattctatgcgtgcaggagactaaatggaagggccagaaggcgaaggaagtggagggttctggcttcaagctttggtacacggggacaacctcgggtaggaatggtgtaggcatcttgatcgataagagccttaaggatggagttgtagatgttaggaggcaaggcgaccggattatcctagtgcggttggttaTTGGAGATTTGgctctgaatgtgatcagtgcctatgcccctcaggtaggtcttagtgagagctccaagagtcagttctgggaagaccttgatagcatggttagtaccgtgcctatcagtgagaagctcttcataggaggagacctcaatggccatgtgggtgcgactaatgtaggatatgagcgagtacacgggggtttcgggtatggtagtaggaacgaaggggggaggatgttttgaattttgcgttggcctacgacctgctgttagcgaataccctctttagaaagagggagtcccatctagtgaccttccatagtggacaatactcgagccaaatcgattttatccttactaggagagaggatagacgtgcctgcttagattgtaaggtgatacctggggagtgtgttgtcccccaacacaagcttgtggtggcggattttcgttttcgggtacgtgcccaccgggacaaacgtgccaagattgcgagaacgaagtggtggaagcttagaggggaagaggctcggacgtttaaggagaggatgctaggcgaggggccttgggaagaaggagcagatgtagatgatatgtggctaaagatggcgacatgtgttcggaaggtggcctcagaagtgtttggtgtgagtaggggaggcaagcaggaagtgaaagagacttggtggtggaatgacgaggtgcaaagggctattaaggagaagaaggagtgtttcaaacgccttcacctcgacaagagcgcaaccaacatcgagggatatagattagcgaaaaggtctgcaaagcgagctgtaagtgtagcgaaaggtcaggcttttgatgacctgtatcaacggctaggtacgaaggaaggagagaaggacatttataggatagctaggacccgcgagaggaagacaagggacataaaccaaatcaaatgcatcaaggatgggacaggtcgacttctggtgaaggatgaggagatcaaggacagatggcgagaatacttcgacaagttgtttaatggggaacatgagggtcctaccttcgagttggacgactcatttgatgataccaacagacgctttgtgaggaggattcaggaggcagagatcggggaggctttgaagagaatgaagggaggtaaagcgatgggtcccgatggcatccccattgaggtgtggagatgcctgggcgagagggcggtagtatggttaactaagctttttaacctaattttccagtcaaacaagatgccggaggaatggaggagaagtatattagtaccgatcttcaagaataagggagatgttcaaagttgtacgaactaccgggggattaagctgatgagccatacgatgaaactttgggagagggttatcgagcatcgcctaagaggattgacaagggtgacccaaaaccagtttgggtttatacctgggaggtcgaccatggaggcgattttcttagtacgacagttgatggagagatatagagaggagaagaaggacttacacatggtctttattgacctagagaaggcgtatgataaagtaccgagagacgtcatgtggtgggccttggaaaaacacaaagttccaactaagtatattaccctcatcaaggatatgtacaaggatgcgatgacttgtgttcgaacatgcgatggcgataccagtgactttccaattaaaataggactacatcaggggtcagcattgagcccttatctatttgctttggtgatggatgaggtcacaagggacatacagggtgatatcccttggtgtatgctctttgctgatgatgtggtgctagttgatgagagtagggtaggggttaatatgaagttagagctgtggagacacacgttagagtcgagggggttcagactgagtaggaccaagaccgagtatatgatgtgcgactttagcccgactaggcatgaggatggggacgttagcctcgaaggtcaagtggtggccaagaaggatactttccggtatctaggatcaatgcttcagaaagatggagacattgatgaagatgttagatatagaatttcagccgggtggttgaagtggcggcaggcttcgggcatcctctgtgacaagaaggtgccacagaggctaaaaggtaaattctataggacggcgattcgcccagcgatgctatatggtgctgaatgttggcctacaaaaaggcgacatgtccagcaactgagtgtagcagagatgcgtatgctgcgctggttctgcgggcatacaagaagggatagaatcCGGAACGatgagattcgagatagggtcggggtggcacctatcgatgagaagttgattcaacatcggttgagatggtttggacatgtacaacggaggcctcctgaggcgccggtgcgtaatGGAGTtctaaagcggggcgataatgtaaagagaggtagaggtagacctagactaacttgggacgagacggttaagagagaccttaaggagtggaatatcgctaaggaattagctatggataggagcgcttggagattagcaattaatgtacctgaaccgtgacctttgttactttttgtttaacccctaacccttcctttggcttgtgtactttttgtgtttcttattcttgttttctgtgggtttcatctctagcctaccccaacttgcttgggacaaaaggctaagttgttgttgttgttgttgttgtgttTAGCTTTTATAAATTTATATACTTTGCTATGCACCTATTAGCAAAACTATAAAtctaggacggagggagtattttTTATACATTTAGATATATactatatctagatatatagaaaaactatatatctagaaaagtcaaaatgaattgtaatttgggACGAAGGAAGTATTATTTGCTTAAAAAAACTTATGATTATACTTTATGCAATATAATGGTGACGGTGACAAAAGGGTGATGTCTACTTCGCCTGTAATGACGCCTCAGTCATATAAAATTTTTAGTGCGTATCCCACCCTTGCTCCGCCAAGATTGATGCACGGTCGGTAATCACGAAGTCGGCCAATATTGGGAAACGGTGAATCAACAACAGACAACTCAGTTTCTTCATACGCTGGGAAACGTTGTATAGCATCACCGACAGCAACGTACGTAGGTCACAGAAAAATTCAACCAACAACGATGAAACATATAAGCGCAATTAGGCCCTCTCTAAAGAAATAAAGGAAGCAGCAGACCAACAATTGAACGAAAACATCAATCTCAAGGACACATCGTACTACAATAATCAAGATCTTCAGAAGAAACATCAGGAGTGGCATCATACATAACACGGCTCCCTAAGATGAACAAGTTCAACCACGTCCATGCAACTACATAACCACTAATCTATAGGACTCCTCACGATGGAAGTGATATGCAGTTGTAACTCTACATTCCTCTAAGCTGATAGCGCTCCGAAAGTGCACAAAGCAATCATCCGCGCAGTGGTCGTCACTGCAGAATAAAAGGCAACAATGTTATTCATCAGTCAAAAAAGAAAGTCAACATATGAACATGGAGTACAACAAATGCCAGGATCACCGAATGGAACTGTCCTACAAAAGTTATCTTTTCATGGTTGAGGAGACAGTCTTTCAACATTGTATATTTTCCTGGTTCAACTCTAAAAGGCATAAGATTTAAGGGAACGCATGATTGTTGGGGTCCTACCTGCTGTGggggttgctgctgctgctgctgctgctgctgctcctcctcctgtgCTGGTTGTGCTGGCGGTGGCTGCTGTTGAGGtgctgcctgttgctgctcATAGTTGCCATAACCAGGGTATCCATAATAGTTTTGCACGCTTGAGTCTTGTGCATTGGGCGCACTGTAGCCATAACCTTCATAACCCTGCTGTTGGTATCCATAGTAGCTGTTTCCGTTATACTGGCTGGTGGCATCTTGCTGGGGCGCCTAAAGGGATAAATTCAGGTTAATCAACGTTAAATGCGAGCATTCAGCAAAAGTTAAGATTCTACTTTCCACACAATACCTGTTTGTTTTGAGGACTACGACCCCATGAAAGCCGAACATTCTGCCCACCAATCAGGCTCCCATTGAGCATACGGATTGCTTCCTCAGCAGACGACCTAAAAGTATGGCAAGCCAATTGAGCAACAAAGAATTAGCTTACAGATATCAAGTCAGAACGGTCAGCTAAAGAGCTTCAAGAATTTATGAACCTGCTGGTAAATTGAACAAATCCACAACGCTTGCCTACAGGAATCTTCACATAGGCAATTTCTCCGTATGGAGTAAAAGTTTGCCTTAGATACTCCTCATTTACATTGGAATCTAACCCACCCACAAACACCTATTGCAAAATAATGGAAGATAAGGTAACAGCAATTCCTAGTTTATTCTTTTTCCGAAAAAAATACTCACTGTTGTATTGTTTGGATCATTCTCCGAAAGATTTCCTTGAGAGCTCTGGTATGCTCCTGCAAATACACATACAGACACCATCAGAAACAAAGCTGGCAAACCAACAAGGAATAATAAGCTCATACTAACACAGGAGATACATAGTGTTGCTATTGTCAGCACAAAATATAATAACCTAACATATCAATAACCCAAATAACTGAAGCCCATGCAAATAAACAAATAAAGAAATGCTTAGCATCCCAATAGAGGCCAGAGGAATAACACAAGGGCTGTTCACTGCATGTACCAGATTGGCTGACACATAAGAAATTTCCCATAGGCCCTTGTCTGTTAGTACAGCAGGTCAGATACTCGGATTAACATGACACCCTGCATCTGTAGATCACCCCAACTATTTTCCAGAAAATGTTTCCTTGATGTCAAAGTGTAAGTGCGCTACTACAGGCATGAAGTGTATTCCTAATGGTTTAGTTTATTCTTTTATCAGCAAAAGAAAAAGTTAACTGTGTTGCCATGCCACCCCCAACTCCCAAGCCCCAACTCAAAGCATCGTGCAGTCAACAAGATTGCAACATAGAtaaacaaaaaaagaaaatcaGCACTATTTGAATAATATCTAGAAAGCAAAAAAACATTAAGTGAACAAATATGCATAACTTCAAAAAGGGGTACTCGGAGCATACTAATGAAAAATAAAAGCAAATGGAATCTGCAACATGGTACAACATGGAATAAACTAGATAACCTGGACGTGGAATTAAGTGCAGGGACAAGCAATGAAAAGTTGAACAATAAAGAAAGAATATTTTCTGCACTGCAGAAGAATTTGGAATGAATCCAGAACATGGTAAATTGAGTAAACCAGATAAACTAAAAGTAAAACTAAGTGCTTTCATCACTACATTGCTGGAATAAACCAAATAAATACGCTACAGGTGTTACTAGGTGAGGATACAAGAAAGTCAGAGTTGAGAAAAAATAATACTAAGATATGATAGATCGTCTGAAAATTATACATATAAACTATTACAAGTACTGGAGCATGATGGGCTACTAGTAAGTTTAAAAAAAACAGAAAGAATTGGAAGACCAGAAATAAGTCTAGATAAGTAACGTCTGGAGAGTGAGAACACATACAGCATAGTTGGCCCTCTAAAGTATTTTAGAACCAAAATCTCACAAATTAAAACACTGACCTAACTTACAGGAGACAGCTGAAGACATTTCCAGGCCCTAAATGCAGATGGCATGGCATCCTGCTTTGAGAAACACGAATTCTGCTCAGAGGTTTATTACTTGGTTATGTTTATGTTATCCCAATCTTAGACTTAAAAGAAAGAGCTGGAAGGAAATGTCTGTTTACAGCAATAGAAGGAACGGCCGGTTACGCTGAGGTAGACTGGCTAATAAGAAAACAGCTATGAAAACTAGTTCATCCAGCAAGAACAGTGAAATCAGAATATGTTGGCTTAGTACTAAAAAAGATACTGTGATGCACTTAGATGCTCTCGTAATCAGTACCCCTCTAGGATTCTATGCAAGCAAGTATGAAACAACGGAAAAGGGGAATAAACCTATACAAAAATGTTCCACAGGTACATACCATTAGTTGTGTATGTCTGCTGAGCATCCATATTCTTCTTGCTAGCTGCAGGTCCAATCCTCATGTGCCTTGTAGATAACATCATTCCATTCATCTCAGTCATTGCACGTGTCTGCTCATTCAGATCTTCAAAGCGCACGAAACCATATCCTTTGGGGCGCCCAGTGACCCTGTCAATAACAACTTTGGCCCCTCTAACTGAAGGGTAGCTAGCTCTGAACACCTCTTCCAACATGGAGTCAGTAACATCAGCAGCCAAATCACCAACAAATATCGTGTGATCAGAACCACTGTCTCCACGCTTATCCCCAGCACTAGCTGAAGCCCAGTTTAGCTTAAAAGCCATGTCAACATTCGGCATCATCCGCCCATTGAAGTTCATCAGAGTATATTCCGCAGCAGCTCGGGAGTGAAACTCGATAAAGCCATAACCTTCAGACTGCCCACTCTGTTTGTTCCGTATAATTTTCACATTGGCAATCTGCAGTTACTTGATCGTATTAATACcaataaaaattacttttaacAAAAGGATTATGCTGCCCGTCATACAACAAGAACAGTAGATCAACTAAAATTTACTACAGAAACTTATTATTTAATCCAGACATTGAACTTCAAAAGTTGGCAAAACAAACAAGTGACCTAGCAACACACTACCAATCCTGATATAACATGACAAGTACTGCACATTTTGCCTTTCAAATCTTTATATAAGTTTGTCATAAATTCACCAATGTGCCAATTAATGATATAATAAGAAACACATTGCAAATTGTACATTACAGAACCTAGAATTAGAAGTTCAAAACGATGAACAGTACGACCTAGTATTAGTGTATACAGCCTAACCAAATAAATATGCATGTTCTGGGCGTTAAAACCTAACATCTAGATTAAAATAGTATGCAATGTAAGCGTCTTAGCCCCTCAAAGGAAACACTTGACCAAGCAACTGTTGTCCAAAACCAGAACAGAAAACATAAATAAGAGCATCACAGCTACTACAGCCGCACGCATATCAAAGGGGAAGATAGAAGTGTCACCTGCGGCGCCACGGCCGCGAAGGCTTGGTAGCTAAGGTAGTTCTCGTCCATCCAGTACTGGAGATCCCCGATCCAAAGAGACCTGATCTCGCCGCTTCCCGGCGCGGTCCCGTATTGCTGCTGCGGCGCGTACTGCTGTGGCGGAGGCGTGTACTGCTGGGGTGGTGGAGGAGCGTACTGCTGGGGTGGCGGAGGAGCGTACTGCTGTGGCGGGGGCGCGtactgctgcggcggcggagcgtactgctgcggcggaggaggatactgctgctgctggcccCACGGCTGCGGGGGCGGCCCCGGCTGGtagtactgctgctgctgctggtagtACGGTGCCGGtggcgcctgctgctgctgcggaggcggcgccggggccGGGGCCCCAGAGCCCTGCGGCGGGGCCGGGCCCTGCTGCCCGTTCATCGGCGGCTGGTGCGGCGGCTGCATCTCGTCCCCTGCAAGGCGGCGAAACCCTAGGGCGCGGAGGCGAGAGCGAGAGGAAGGGCTTTGGAATCTCGATGCGGGGAGATAGAGGCGAGGCGCGTCGGGGTTTTATatgggccgggccgggccgctGCACCGAATCCGTTCCGGAAGCACCATCCGGTTCGTAACGGGCCCGGATGAGCTACGATTTCCAAGCTGTCACGATTCCCCTTGTGAGTTtcgcaacaaaaaaaaaacacctTAGTTGGGTGTGCTTAGTTTGAGCTCGAATTTGGAACGGAGCCTGATCTTTTTTAAGGGAAATCATACTCGATTATGGTATCCGCAATATTCGTGCACACCAAATTCGATTATGCCAAGATCATCACGCAAAGATTTTGATGTGAAACTCTTCCAGTTTGCTGTCATTGCTTGGGCGTTGTGGACTAATCGAAATAAGACGTCGATAGAAAAAAAAATTCCTTTATCTCCGTTTGATGTCTTGTTCAAAATTGAAATGTTGCTGCaaatctcaaaaaaaaaaaatgttgCTGCAGAAATGGGGAGTCCTGCTGACGGAAGAAGACCGACGAAAGCTTGCGGAGGTGGTGCGATGGAGAAAGACGACGATGCCGCAAGCTATACTGCAAGGCGGAGATGATGCTTTCTGGAGCTGACTTTCTTCTCTGTCTTTCTTGTCTTTCGAACTTCAGTGTCTCGGTTGCTGTTTGTGAGCTGTTCCTTTTTCTGTTTTCGTTCAGTAGCGGTGTGGTGCTTGCTGTCAAAAACTGTGTCGCGTAGTCTGGTTAAGCTGGCAACCCCAGCAGCTCTGTAAGAACTTTTTTATGCTTTCTATAAAAGCAGGAGAGTTCtctgtttcaaaaaaaaatcacGCATGTCTTGACCTATTCTTCTATGCCACGATGCACCTCAGTAGGCGCGTTCCATGACACAAGCTGAGGCCTGATGTGATGCCACGACTGCACGAGTCACCTGATCGTGCAGCTGCTTGTAAAAACGCATGCAAAATGCAGTGTTCAGGCACGTAGGAAACTTCAGCACCGTGCAATTATTGAAACTAAAcccaaaaaagaagaagaatcaTATGCTTCCAGTGTTTTCCTCCTTGAAAAGAAAATTAGCTTCAAGTTTGGGCTGTTTTATTTAAACAAAGCTTTCCGCTTTGATGACAGACGAGACGACCACCAATCTCCACCAGACATCGCCGCGCTGCTGACCTCTAAAACCGTCCATGGCGGCGTGTGATTGTCGAGATGATCACCTTGTTTAGTGCCGGAGGAAGACGCCGCTGACGCCATCCGGCTTCGGCCGTTTCTGCGTGAGAATGAATGGCCGCCCCGGCCGTGAGCTTGACGCCTTGCGGTGCCGTTTGTCAACGATGCGTTCAACCCTGGCTGCATAATTTACTTTCAGATTGAGCCGAGCGTTCTTCTTATATTTTTTTTGATCGTTACCTTTTGGATTTTCAGTTCAAATAGCATCTTTAGAAAAAAAAGACGCGTTCATGTCGAGCCTTTGATCAAAAGCTTGAAGTTTCCGACAGTCAGACTGTTTCTGGTAGATGCCCTTGACCGAGTGTGAGACACGAGTAGCTTAGTTTGTAAACTTTCAGTTGAAACGCTTTTTTTTTAAACAGGTTCTGCCAAGCGTTTCATTCAGACTTGAACTTTCCATCGATTTTCTTTTCAGTACGGTCTGCATTTtccttgcgaagctgatgatgaGGTCATTTTTATCATTTATTAGTAGCTGCCGTGGGCGAAATACCAGTTGCTTGCTTGGATTCAACATGATAATCATTGTGTGTTCAGCTATTCTACGCCAAATGGTCAGCGATTCAGCATGGGTTGGACCACGAATCTGCTTTCTCCTCTACCATAAACAACTGCTCACTCTCCTTTCATGTTGCACTAGACAGGCCACATGCTCTAATAATCTCATCCATCAAATGGCATGGGTGCCCTTTATTTGATGTTAAGCTAAGCGTGACTTTTTCGGCTGCTTGTTTATGATGATCAGTAGTTGACTCTGGGGAGAACACGAGTTGCTTAGCTTCAAAACGTTTACTGTGTGCTCAGCTGTTCAAGGCCGAGAAAATGGGGGGAGTTAGACCAGAAATCTACTTTCTCATCTACCATAAACAACCGATCACACTCTTTCTTTTGCTCTCAACAGGAAACGTGCTCCAATCCATTGGGTAGTAGGTATTTGTCAAGGTAAGTGTGACCTCTAATTTTGCTTCTCTCATTGTGGATTTGTAGTATTGTTTAACCAACTTCCAGAAGATGGAAGGAAGAAACACAAAATGCATGAACATAgcacttttttttttgaaatacaAGACGCAGAAGTGAGATTTGTACGCAAGTATCTGATTGAAGATTCAGAGTTGCATGTATACAAGAGGAACAGGTAAGATGAGTGTTTTTTAATCGATCATGTCAATCTTGCTCCAGATCAGCATGGATCAAACAAACCATACTGCAGAGTGCaggaacaaaaaaaaaacccGGCAGATCCAGAAA is part of the Panicum hallii strain FIL2 chromosome 2, PHallii_v3.1, whole genome shotgun sequence genome and encodes:
- the LOC112881842 gene encoding polyadenylate-binding protein RBP45, which produces MQPPHQPPMNGQQGPAPPQGSGAPAPAPPPQQQQAPPAPYYQQQQQYYQPGPPPQPWGQQQQYPPPPQQYAPPPQQYAPPPQQYAPPPPQQYAPPPPQQYTPPPQQYAPQQQYGTAPGSGEIRSLWIGDLQYWMDENYLSYQAFAAVAPQIANVKIIRNKQSGQSEGYGFIEFHSRAAAEYTLMNFNGRMMPNVDMAFKLNWASASAGDKRGDSGSDHTIFVGDLAADVTDSMLEEVFRASYPSVRGAKVVIDRVTGRPKGYGFVRFEDLNEQTRAMTEMNGMMLSTRHMRIGPAASKKNMDAQQTYTTNGAYQSSQGNLSENDPNNTTVFVGGLDSNVNEEYLRQTFTPYGEIAYVKIPVGKRCGFVQFTSRSSAEEAIRMLNGSLIGGQNVRLSWGRSPQNKQAPQQDATSQYNGNSYYGYQQQGYEGYGYSAPNAQDSSVQNYYGYPGYGNYEQQQAAPQQQPPPAQPAQEEEQQQQQQQQQPPQQ